The Ziziphus jujuba cultivar Dongzao chromosome 7, ASM3175591v1 genome includes a region encoding these proteins:
- the LOC107406525 gene encoding acyl-coenzyme A oxidase 2, peroxisomal: MQGQDSNPTAGDDHRLAVRRIQRLSLHLTPIPRSLCDSDELQMLRCSRGTPKLVVETSNLSDYMRGKNREIQERIYEYFNSKPELQTPLEISKDDHRELCMRQLVGLVREAGIRPFRYVVDEPAKYFAVLEAVGSVDMSLGIKTGVQYSLWGGSVVNLGTKKHRDKYYDGIDSLEYPGCFAMTELHHGSNVQGLQTTATFDPLANEFIINTPNDGAIKWWIGNAAVHGKFATVFAKLLLPTHDIKGVSDMGVHAFIVPIRDLKTHQTLPGVEIHDCGQKVGLNGVDNGALKFSSVRIPRDNLLNRFGDVSRDGKYTSSLPTKNKRFAAMLGELVGGRVGLAYSSVGVLKISTTIAIRYSLLRQQFGPPKQPEISILDYQSHQHKLMPMLASTYAFHFATVHLVDNYSEMKRSHDEELIADVHVLSAGLKAYVTSYTAKALSICREACGGHGYAAVNRFGILRNDHDIFQTFEGDNTVLLQQVAADLLKQYKEKFQGGRFTVTWNYLRESMNAYLSQPNPVTARWESEDHLRDPKFQLDAFRYRTSRLLQSVAVRLRKHSKTLGGFGAWNRCLNHLLTLAESHIESVILSKFIEAVEICPDENSRAALKLVCDLYALDRIWKDIGTYRNVDYVAPNKAKAIHKLTEYLSFQVRNIARELVDTFDLPDHVTKAPIAMKSEAYSHYTQYVGF; this comes from the exons ATGCAAGGACAAGACTCAAATCCGACGGCCGGAGACGACCACAGGCTCGCCGTCCGGCGAATCCAACGGCTCTCCCTCCACCTCACTCCGATTCCTCGCTCCCTCTGCGACTCCGATGAGCTCCAGATGCTAAGATGCTCCAGGGGAACACCGAAGCTCGTAGTGGAGACTTCGAATCTCTCGGATTACATGAGGGGCAAAAACAGAGAGATTCAAGAAAGGATTTACGAATACTTCAATTCTAAGCCTGAGCTTCAGACTCCGCTCGAGATCTCCAAGGACGATCACCGTGAGCTCTGTATGAGACAGCTTGTTGGTTTGGTCAGGGAGGCTGGGATTAGGCCCTTCAGGTATGTCGTTGATGAACCCGCTAAGTATTTCGCTGTTTTGGAAGCTGTTGGGAGCGTCGACATGTCGCTTGGGATTAAGACAGGGGTTCAGTACAG CCTATGGGGAGGCTCAGTGGTCAATTTAGGAACTAAGAAACATAGGGATAAGTACTATGATGGTATTGACAGTTTGGAGTATCCAGGTTGTTTTGCTATGACAGAACTCCATCATG GTTCAAATGTTCAAGGCCTCCAAACAACAGCAACATTTGATCCACTTGCAAATGAATTTATAATCAACACTCCAAATGATGGAGCCATCAAATGGTGGATTGGCAATGCTGCTGTTCATGGAAAGTTTGCCACTGTTTTTGCCAAGCTATTGTTGCCCACTCATGATATAAAAGGAGTTTCTGATATGGGTGTCCATGCCTTCATTGTGCCAATAAGGGATTTGAAGACTCACCAAACTCTTCCTGGGGTTGAGATACATGATTGTGGTCAGAAGGTTGGTTTAAATGGAGTGGATAATGGAGCTTTGAAATTCAGTTCGGTAAGAATTCCTCGAGACAACCTTCTTAATCGGTTTGGAGATGTTTCGAGGGATGGCAAATACACAAGTAGTCtcccaaccaaaaataaaagatttgcTGCCATGCTAGGGGAGCTTGTAGGTGGGAGAGTTGGCCTTGCATATTCTTCAGTTGGTGTCCTCAAGATTTCCACCACTATTGCAATCCGGTATTCTTTATTGCGCCAGCAGTTTGGTCCTCCTAAGCAACCTGAAATCAGTATACTTGATTATCAGTCTCACCAGCACAAGCTTATGCCAATGCTGGCTTCAACTTATGCGTTCCATTTTGCCACAGTACATTTGGTGGACAATTATTCAGAAATGAAAAGGTCTCATGATGAAGAATTGATTGCAGATGTTCATGTGCTTTCAGCTGGCCTCAAGGCTTATGTGACATCCTATACAGCAAAGGCATTGAGCATCTGTAGGGAAGCTTGTGGAGGCCATGGGTATGCTGCTGTTAACCGCTTTGGTATTTTGCGCAATGATCATGACATATTCCAGACATTTGAAGGGGACAACACAGTTCTGCTTCAACAG GTAGCGGCTGATTTGTTGAAGCAATACAAGGAGAAGTTCCAAGGTGGGAGGTTCACAGTTACATGGAACTATCTAAGAGAATCCATGAACGCGTATCTGTCCCAACCAAATCCTGTAACTGCTCGATGGGAAAGTGAAGACCATCTGCGAGATCCAAAATTCCAGTTGGATGCCTTCAGA TACCGAACATCTCGTCTGCTTCAAAGTGTTGCTGTGCGACTACGCAAGCACTCAAAAACTCTAGGGGGTTTTGGTGCTTGGAATAGGTGCTTGAATCACCTGCTGACACTTGCAGAATCCCATATTGAATCTGTCATCCTTTCCAAGTTTATTGAAGCTGTAGAGAT CTGTCCTGATGAAAATTCGCGGGCTGCTCTGAAACTTGTTTGTGATCTTTATGCCTTGGATCGAATCTGGAAAGACATAGGAACATATCGTAATGTTGATTATGTGGCGCCCAACAAAGCTAAG GCAATCCACAAACTAACTGAGTACCTGAGCttccaagtgaggaatattgcgAGGGAACTTGTGGATACATTCGATCTTCCAGATCATGTTACAAAAGCCCCAATTGCAATGAAGTCGGAAGCTTACTCTCATTACACGCAGTATGTGGGGTTTTAG
- the LOC107406563 gene encoding protein ALTERED PHOSPHATE STARVATION RESPONSE 1, with product MGCANSKSEKNEALRLCKERRRFIKQAIDSRYALAAAHVSYIQSLRNIGIALRRYAEAEVLIESSLSISDKTPSHSSYPSPSPSHLAEVSDSPLRNESPLSPSVTTLSYMKSGGTAAVTVRFNPLSDGYVEGDYTMPPPPPPPLPESGASWDFFDPIDDNESFRFVGNNAVDVNFDGMRGWRQFGSEGTDSSTLEETKGKWAEVGFDDGGMEVHEGTSRPEMGKKTPEVSGTLVVQNDGSSGQLKEHNGNLSSSGRRLDSGPNGNGQVGSLTGKLLLEQSSSKREKPLAEKDVSAEREDPSEFITHRAKDFLSSIKEIEHRFFRASESGKEVCRMLEANKINVGYSEAKGRSSVSAIFMALQLVCCSRKGALVSNEPPQHVTKVITWKRTISSRSSSSRNPLATATKDDGDDSGSDFVEEFCMIAGSHSSTMDRLYAWERKLYDEVKASESIRKEYDQKCDQLRYLFAKDYSSHVIDKTRAVVKDLHSRIRVAIHSVDSISKRIEKMRDEELYPQLMEFTQGLIRMWKAMLECHHAQYITISLAYHSKSSTGTPQGDTRHQIMDQLLQEVECFGLSFADWINSHTSYVEALNGWLQHCILQPRGRSKSRRPFSPRRVLAPPIFVLCRDWAAGIRALESNELTAAIRSFLSDLHHMMEHQVEVHKRTVDAKDGEPENKDDENSRDSSSPNLSCIHSSLTKVLDRLTKFSEASLKMYEDIRQKSEAARTAYSNCKPRY from the exons ATGGGATGTGCAAACTCCAAATCCGAAAAGAACGAAGCTTTGCGTCTCTGTAAGGAGCGCCGGAGGTTCATCAAGCAAGCAATTGATTCAAGGTACGCTCTAGCAGCTGCTCATGTATCTTACATTCAGTCTCTTCGAAACATTGGCATTGCTCTCCGCCGTTACGCCGAGGCAGAGGTGCTGATAGAGTCTTCTCTGTCAATTTCCGACAAGACTCCATCGCATTCTTCGTACCCTTCACCGTCTCCTTCCCATCTCGCTGAAGTTTCAGATTCACCATTGCGCAATGAAAGCCCTCTTTCACCTTCAGTGACCACTTTGAGCTATATGAAATCAGGAGGTACTGCTGCTGTGACTGTTAGGTTCAACCCTCTTAGCGATGGTTATGTGGAGGGGGATTATACaatgccaccaccaccacctcctcctCTTCCTGAATCAGGGGCTTCTTGGGATTTCTTTGATCCCATTGATGACAATGAGAGCTTCAGGTTTGTGGGAAATAATGCTGTGGATGTTAATTTTGACGGAATGAGAGGGTGGAGACAGTTTGGGAGTGAAGGAACTGATTCCTCCACTCTTGAGGAGACAAAAGGAAAATGGGCAGAGGTTGGTTTTGATGATGGTGGCATGGAAGTTCATGAAGGGACTTCGAGGCCTGAAATGGGAAAAAAGACTCCTGAAGTGTCCGGTACTTTGGTGGTTCAAAATGATGGCTCTTCTGGTCAATTGAAAGAGCATAATGGCAATTTGAGTAGCTCTGGTAGAAGGTTAGACAGTGGACCTAATGGCAATGGACAAGTTGGAAGTTTGACAGGAAAACTTTTGCTTGAGCAATCGAGTTCGAAGAGGGAGAAGCCATTGGCAGAGAAAGACGTATCTGCTGAAAGAGAAGACCCTTCTGAGTTTATTACACATAGGGCTAAAGATTTTCTTTCAAGCATTAAGGAAATAGAGCATCGGTTTTTCAGAGCTTCTGAATCCGGTAAGGAGGTCTGTAGGATGCTCGAGGCCAATAAAATCAATGTTGGATATTCAGAGGCAAAAG GGAGATCATCTGTCTCGGCTATTTTTATGGCTTTGCAGCTTGTTTGCTGCAGCAGAAAGGGTGCACTTGTCTCTAATG AACCTCCACAACATGTTACAAAGGTAATCACTTGGAAGAGGACAATATCATCGAGATCATCTTCATCACGCAATCCTCTGGCTACAGCAACAAAAGATGATGGAGATGACAGTGGAAGTGATTTTGTGGAAGAGTTCTGCATGATTGCAGGAAGTCATTCCTCAACCATGGATAGACTGTACGCATGGGAGAGAAAATTATACGATGAAGTGAAG GCAAGTGAATCTATCAGAAAGGAATATGACCAGAAGTGTGATCAGCTTAGATATCTGTTTGCTAAGGATTATAGCAGTCATGTGATTGATAAAACCCGGGCAGTTGTGAAGGATCTACATTCCCGGATAAGAGTGGCTATTCATTCTGTTGATTCAATATCAAAGCGGATTGAGAAGATGAGGGATGAAGAGTTGTATCCACAACTTATGGAATTTACGCAGGG GTTGATCAGAATGTGGAAGGCCATGCTTGAATGCCATCATGCACAGTACATCACAATCTCATTGGCATATCACTCAAAGAGCTCAACAGGAACTCCCCAAGGAGACACCCGCCATCAGATCATGGATCAACTATTACAGGAGGTCGAATGCTTCGGCCTAAGCTTTGCAGATTGGATTAACAGCCACACATCATATGTGGAAGCTCTTAATGGATGGCTTCAACACTGCATCCTACAACCACGTGGGCGTTCCAAAAGCAGAAGGCCATTCTCCCCTCGCCGAGTTCTTGCACCTCCTATTTTTGTTCTCTGTCGTGATTGGGCAGCTGGGATCAGAGCATTAGAATCTAATGAGCTTACAGCTGCAATTAGATCCTTCTTGTCGGACCTACATCACATGATGGAGCATCAAGTAGAGGTACACAAGAGGACAGTCGATGCGAAGGATGGAGAACCAGAGAACAAGGATGATGAGAACAGCAGGGATTCGTCGTCGCCAAATCTGAGCTGCATACATTCAAGCTTGACAAAGGTTCTTGATAGACTGACCAAATTTTCTGAAGCATCATTGAAAATGTATGAAGATATTAGGCAGAAAAGTGAAGCAGCTCGAACTGCATATTCGAACTGTAAACCCAGATACTAA